A genomic stretch from Tribolium castaneum strain GA2 chromosome 6, icTriCast1.1, whole genome shotgun sequence includes:
- the LOC659189 gene encoding putative inorganic phosphate cotransporter isoform X1 — protein MKKFKLQKLISLPASWYGSRHTQVTLCFLLLAIAYAMRVNLSVAIVAMTDKNTTSNPDIPTYNWDDKSVVLSSFFWGYVVLQVFAGQFGKMYGPRWFLVVAMTVNSIVCMLTPIVADNLGSKGVMGCRVVQGLFQGFIFPSVHNILGKWAPTPERSRMGTFVYSGSSFGTIIAMPITGLISASWLGWPVSFYVFGCFGLLWVGLWLGLGANSPAEHRGISEEERFYIEATLGQQEHKVVPTPWKAIFTSWPMWAIIVANFGQNWGYSTLLTEIPNYMNKIMHFDMQSNSLLSAAPYLALWVLSFVFGPISDHLINRKILSRGSVRKIFNAIGTCGPALALVALGFVPEDQTDLSVALLIVVVGINAAVFCGFQVNHIDLAPNHAGTLMGITNGSSNIFSIIAPLVVQVVVYDETDKALWRIVFVIAAAWYVASAIFYIFFASGEIQEWNDDVKDERMKSEEEGKG, from the exons AAATTGATTTCTCTTCCAGCTAGTTGGTACGGCTCCAGACACACTCAAGTCACCCTTTGCTTCCTTCTCCTGGCCATAGCATACGCGATGCGAGTCAATCTTTCAGTGGCAATAGTTGCAATGACTGACAAAAACACAACTTCAAATCCCGACATTCCC ACTTACAACTGGGACGACAAAAGCGTGGTcctctcctcctttttctggGGCTATGTCGTCCTCCAGGTGTTCGCAGGCCAATTTGGCAAAATGTATGGCCCGCGATGGTTCCTGGTCGTTGCCATGACCGTAAACTCCATCGTTTGCATGCTGACACCCATCGTTGCCGATAATTTGGGCTCGAAGGGAGTGATGGGCTGTCGCGTGGTGCAAGGGCTATTTCAAGGGTTCATTTTCCCCTCGGTTCACAATATTTTAGGGAAATGGGCACCGACGCCCGAACGATCCCGAATGGGCACGTTTGTCTATTCGGGTTCGTCCTTCGGTACTATCATTGCTATGCCCATAACTGGGCTCATTTCGGCGAGTTGGCTGGGCTGGCCGGTtagtttttacgtttttggCTGTTTTGGGCTACTTTGGGTTGGGTTGTGGCTGGGTTTGGGGGCGAATAGCCCAGCTGAACATCGCGGGATTTCAGAGGAGGAAAGGTTTTACATTGAGGCTACGTTGGGGCAACAGGAACATAAAGTAGTACCAACACCGTGGAAGGCTATTTTTACGTCATGGCCCATGTGGGCCATAATTGTGGCCAATTTTGGACAAAACTGGGGATATTCAACGCTATTGACCGAAATTCCCAACTATATGAACAAGATTATGCACTTTGACATGCAATCA AATAGTTTACTGTCAGCGGCCCCTTACCTGGCCCTTTGGGTCCTCAGTTTTGTTTTTGGGCCCATTTCCGACCACCTCATCAACCGCAAAATTTTATCGCGAGGTTCCGTCCGGAAAATTTTCAACGCAATTG GAACTTGTGGGCCTGCTTTAGCCCTTGTAGCGCTCGGTTTTGTGCCTGAGGACCAAACCGACCTATCAGTGGCCCTTTTGATCGTTGTGGTTGGCATCAATGCGGCCGTTTTTTGCGGCTTTCAAGTCAATCACATCGATTTGGCCCCAAATCATGCCGGGACTTTGATGGGCATTACAAACGGGTCTTCGAACATTTTCTCCATTATTGCACCGCTTGTGGTGCAAGTTGTGGTCTATGACGAGACAGATAAGGCCCTTTGGAggattgtttttgtaattgcGGCAGCATGGTATGTGGCGTCGgcgattttttacatttttttcgcCTCTGGTGAGATACAGGAGTGGAACGATGATGTAAAAGACGAAAGAATGAAAAGTGAGGAGGAGGGGAAaggttaa
- the LOC659189 gene encoding putative inorganic phosphate cotransporter isoform X2 gives MSTNQKLAQNEEIQAPASWYGSRHTQVTLCFLLLAIAYAMRVNLSVAIVAMTDKNTTSNPDIPTYNWDDKSVVLSSFFWGYVVLQVFAGQFGKMYGPRWFLVVAMTVNSIVCMLTPIVADNLGSKGVMGCRVVQGLFQGFIFPSVHNILGKWAPTPERSRMGTFVYSGSSFGTIIAMPITGLISASWLGWPVSFYVFGCFGLLWVGLWLGLGANSPAEHRGISEEERFYIEATLGQQEHKVVPTPWKAIFTSWPMWAIIVANFGQNWGYSTLLTEIPNYMNKIMHFDMQSNSLLSAAPYLALWVLSFVFGPISDHLINRKILSRGSVRKIFNAIGTCGPALALVALGFVPEDQTDLSVALLIVVVGINAAVFCGFQVNHIDLAPNHAGTLMGITNGSSNIFSIIAPLVVQVVVYDETDKALWRIVFVIAAAWYVASAIFYIFFASGEIQEWNDDVKDERMKSEEEGKG, from the exons CTAGTTGGTACGGCTCCAGACACACTCAAGTCACCCTTTGCTTCCTTCTCCTGGCCATAGCATACGCGATGCGAGTCAATCTTTCAGTGGCAATAGTTGCAATGACTGACAAAAACACAACTTCAAATCCCGACATTCCC ACTTACAACTGGGACGACAAAAGCGTGGTcctctcctcctttttctggGGCTATGTCGTCCTCCAGGTGTTCGCAGGCCAATTTGGCAAAATGTATGGCCCGCGATGGTTCCTGGTCGTTGCCATGACCGTAAACTCCATCGTTTGCATGCTGACACCCATCGTTGCCGATAATTTGGGCTCGAAGGGAGTGATGGGCTGTCGCGTGGTGCAAGGGCTATTTCAAGGGTTCATTTTCCCCTCGGTTCACAATATTTTAGGGAAATGGGCACCGACGCCCGAACGATCCCGAATGGGCACGTTTGTCTATTCGGGTTCGTCCTTCGGTACTATCATTGCTATGCCCATAACTGGGCTCATTTCGGCGAGTTGGCTGGGCTGGCCGGTtagtttttacgtttttggCTGTTTTGGGCTACTTTGGGTTGGGTTGTGGCTGGGTTTGGGGGCGAATAGCCCAGCTGAACATCGCGGGATTTCAGAGGAGGAAAGGTTTTACATTGAGGCTACGTTGGGGCAACAGGAACATAAAGTAGTACCAACACCGTGGAAGGCTATTTTTACGTCATGGCCCATGTGGGCCATAATTGTGGCCAATTTTGGACAAAACTGGGGATATTCAACGCTATTGACCGAAATTCCCAACTATATGAACAAGATTATGCACTTTGACATGCAATCA AATAGTTTACTGTCAGCGGCCCCTTACCTGGCCCTTTGGGTCCTCAGTTTTGTTTTTGGGCCCATTTCCGACCACCTCATCAACCGCAAAATTTTATCGCGAGGTTCCGTCCGGAAAATTTTCAACGCAATTG GAACTTGTGGGCCTGCTTTAGCCCTTGTAGCGCTCGGTTTTGTGCCTGAGGACCAAACCGACCTATCAGTGGCCCTTTTGATCGTTGTGGTTGGCATCAATGCGGCCGTTTTTTGCGGCTTTCAAGTCAATCACATCGATTTGGCCCCAAATCATGCCGGGACTTTGATGGGCATTACAAACGGGTCTTCGAACATTTTCTCCATTATTGCACCGCTTGTGGTGCAAGTTGTGGTCTATGACGAGACAGATAAGGCCCTTTGGAggattgtttttgtaattgcGGCAGCATGGTATGTGGCGTCGgcgattttttacatttttttcgcCTCTGGTGAGATACAGGAGTGGAACGATGATGTAAAAGACGAAAGAATGAAAAGTGAGGAGGAGGGGAAaggttaa